The stretch of DNA GCGCTGCGGATCACTTCGCCGCTCGTGGTGTCGACCACAAAGAGCCCAATTCGGCCGTTGGCACTGGCGACGGCGAGCTTCCCATCGGGTGCCAAGACCAGATCTCGGGAAGGCATCGGTTTGGCCCTCAAAGCGTGCCCGTCCTTCGCGTCGAACTCCAGCAGCGCCTCACGCCGGTCACCGCCGTTCAACAGCACTCGCGTTCCGTCGCTAGAGAAACGACAAATCGAGTGTTGACCCGCTTGACCGATGTCCACGTCTAAGATGGGTTTGCCGCTCGCCGTATCCAGCACAGCGAGCCGTGTGTCATCCGAGAGCATCGCCAGGCGATCTTCCACTGGAGAAAAGGCGAGCAGCTGGGGGCGCCCCTTCTTTCCGTCGCCAAGTACTTTCACGCTCTTGAGCGTCATACCGTCCAAGAGCTCGAGCTTACCCGTCTCGAAACCGACAGCGACACGGCCATCCCGTTCAGACACTGCCAGCGCCGAAACGCCGTGGCCTTTGGCGAGTTGATACTCCGCTTGAGCGTCTCCGGACGCGAGCTCGAAGCGTCGCACCGTCGCGCTCCGCCTCGAGTAGCCACCAACGACAACGCTCGTGCCGTCTTTCGAGAAGGCAAACTGAGTCGAGAGTTCACCTGCCCAAGAGAGCGTGCGCTTCAGAACTCCGGAACTGGTGTCGAGGAGCAGGACCCCTCGTGAGGTGAGCACACCTAGCACAGCACCATCAGGGGAAAAGCGTGCGACCTTTGCGCCGCGCGCTTCCGGAACCTCGAGGAAACGTAGTGGCTTCAGGGTGCGTGTCTCGAGCAGCACCAGCTTCGCCTCGGGGTCCGCCGCGGCGAGCTTGCTTCCGTCGCGCGATAGCGCCAACGGACGTAGTCCCGACACACCCGCCCAGGCTGATGTCGGCGTGCCTGCCTTGGCGAAGGCGCTGCTGGCGGAGGAAGCCAGGCGCCGAGCGGCGGACAAATCTCCGGCGGCGCGCGCGGTTTCGGATTTGGCCCACAGGTCATCACCCGACTGTCCGCGATGGTCTATTGCGCTTGCCGCGATTTCGGAGAGCAGCGCCTTGGAGGCTTGCTGCTCAGCCGGACACAGCTTGAACGCTTGTTCTGCCAGGCGCTGGCTTCGTTGGACATATCCCTGAGGATATAGCTTGCTGGCCTTGAGCCGCTTCTGCTGGGCCCGCTCGCATGCTGTCGGGAGCTTGGGCTCTGCTGAGCTTGGGTGCGGCCCTGCTTTCGCTGAGGACCGCGCTTCTGAGGGGACGTGCGGCGGGGGCGGCGTTCCGCCACAGCCGACCATCACGAACAGGCAGGGCGCGATCCGTTTCAACATCGGATCGGCTTATACGCTGGATCCGGATGCGATCTTTCCGTTTCCCCCGTCAGCCTGGGCAGTAGGCGACCACGGCTCTTTTATCCAGGTTTCGACGCGCCTGGACGTAGCTGTTGCAGGTAAACGGACACAGGCTGATCAAGCCGTCGCCGACGGGGTAGTAGCCCTCATCGAAGTTGAACGCACACTGATCCAGAGTCGGCGTGTAGAGAACGCGGCGTCCGTCCCACGCCAGCTCCGCCTGGCTCGTATGGTCGAAGTGCAGCGTGCAGTCGTTTAGTTCTTGAGCCGCGAGCGCCAGCATCTGGTCGAAGTCTGCGCTCGGACCGTTGATGGGGAGCGTGCCACCGACGTCCGAGAGCACCGCGGAGTAGTCCTGGAGGTCCGAAAAGCTGAAGACGTACGTCTTCATGTACGGAGGTCCTTTGATCGCGTTGCTCGCGATGGCCTGCGTTTGTCCCCAGCTCAGATCACAGCCGATCTCTTGAGCATCGCTGACGATGATCGCGCCTTTCGCCAGATACTCGGGGTGTTGCTGAAACGCCTGGATGGCGTAGCGTAGGCTCTGCTCCGGCGCGTCGCATTGGCCAGCGGAGGAGCCCAACGTCTGGAAGAATGTGTCTATATCCGTGAGGAATGGATCCGCATAGGAGACCGTGAACGGCAGCACGGGGTGTCCGCTGCCCAGCGGCGCCTGACAGCTCTGGGTGCTTGCGTCTGGCAGGATGTCGAGCGCGATGCCGAAGGTGCTCCAGTAGGGAGCGTTCTCGGCTAGCCCGTTCTTGAGGTTGGTGCGCACCACCGAGCTCATCCCTCGCGCAATCAGCAGCACCATACCAACGTCGTCAACCGGGTACACCTCATCACAACCCACCGGCACTTCCCACTGGAAGTCGCCCCCGCTTCCGCCGGTCCCAGCCGTGCCGCCGAAGGCACCGGTTCCTCCGCTTCCAGCAGCGCCTCCATTCCCTGCGGAACCACTCGCTCCGCCGATGCCGTTTAGCTCTGGATCCGTCTCGAGATCGTTCAGGCCCGTGATGGTGCCACACGCGGTCACCAGTAGCAGCGCGGCCGCCACCGG from Polyangiaceae bacterium encodes:
- a CDS encoding WD40 repeat domain-containing protein codes for the protein MLKRIAPCLFVMVGCGGTPPPPHVPSEARSSAKAGPHPSSAEPKLPTACERAQQKRLKASKLYPQGYVQRSQRLAEQAFKLCPAEQQASKALLSEIAASAIDHRGQSGDDLWAKSETARAAGDLSAARRLASSASSAFAKAGTPTSAWAGVSGLRPLALSRDGSKLAAADPEAKLVLLETRTLKPLRFLEVPEARGAKVARFSPDGAVLGVLTSRGVLLLDTSSGVLKRTLSWAGELSTQFAFSKDGTSVVVGGYSRRSATVRRFELASGDAQAEYQLAKGHGVSALAVSERDGRVAVGFETGKLELLDGMTLKSVKVLGDGKKGRPQLLAFSPVEDRLAMLSDDTRLAVLDTASGKPILDVDIGQAGQHSICRFSSDGTRVLLNGGDRREALLEFDAKDGHALRAKPMPSRDLVLAPDGKLAVASANGRIGLFVVDTTSGEVIRSATTPSIRLKGMAFTDGALAIARQLSRGSDQRVEVLLTSARAPSSHFLTVPGYSAKLTFSEAGERLAGYFGRSSVFYWDVAASGQRRDLPDFPGWVSALSFSSRDVLHAAGGPSDLKLGTVRVGEAKWDTQVTLQRQKGRRGAALANGHAVVRGEDALSTYDLKQPKPEARPLPGGNERGTLTLSGDGRVLILVTNEGIQRVQLEGPPSRQLLSARCTRGPVAASRDGSVVVAACKYRELSVFRDGEQQTIQLHADALEISPSGEVIAVGQDDMVSLLGADLKPRVDLRFTGPAAAQATAPDGKLELLGDQTGAGQYCIVAQRAYPFELCEDQLLQDDLVVDALLPN